The proteins below are encoded in one region of Nakamurella flava:
- the lipB gene encoding lipoyl(octanoyl) transferase LipB, translated as MGRTVSTMRDVSSPLSVVDAGLVEYTDAWARQRELVAGRLEGTAPDTVLLLEHPAVYTAGKRTKPEDRPTDGTPVVDVDRGGRITWHGPGQLVGYPILRLLEPVDLVGYVRELEQILITACADLGLATRRITGRSGVWVPGDERRPDRKVAAIGVRVARGVTMHGFALNCDPDLTAFDRIVPCGLTDAGVTSLSLELGRTVSVQDARPIVMRRLQEGLNGHIPVVPDDIAPQSERVTATVPGVSWHMEGALQR; from the coding sequence GTGGGGCGTACGGTCAGCACCATGCGCGATGTCTCCAGTCCCTTGTCCGTGGTCGATGCTGGACTGGTCGAGTACACGGACGCGTGGGCCCGGCAGCGTGAGCTGGTCGCCGGGCGGCTCGAGGGCACCGCACCCGACACCGTGCTGCTGCTGGAGCATCCCGCCGTCTACACCGCCGGCAAGCGCACGAAGCCCGAGGACCGGCCGACCGACGGCACCCCGGTCGTCGATGTCGACCGGGGCGGCCGCATCACCTGGCACGGACCGGGCCAGCTGGTCGGGTACCCCATCCTGCGGCTCCTCGAGCCGGTCGACCTGGTCGGCTACGTCCGCGAACTCGAACAGATCCTCATCACCGCCTGCGCCGACCTCGGTCTGGCCACCCGGCGCATCACGGGCCGCAGCGGGGTGTGGGTCCCCGGCGACGAGCGTCGACCGGACCGCAAGGTGGCGGCGATCGGCGTCCGGGTCGCCCGCGGCGTCACCATGCACGGTTTCGCGCTGAACTGCGATCCCGACCTGACCGCGTTCGACCGCATCGTTCCCTGCGGGCTGACCGACGCCGGTGTCACCTCGCTGTCGCTCGAGCTCGGTCGCACCGTGAGCGTGCAGGATGCCCGGCCGATCGTCATGCGCCGGCTCCAAGAGGGCCTGAACGGGCACATTCCCGTCGTTCCGGACGACATCGCCCCACAATCGGAGCGGGTCACCGCCACGGTTCCGGGCGTGTCCTGGCACATGGAGGGTGCGCTGCAGCGCTGA
- the lipA gene encoding lipoyl synthase encodes MTLAPEGRKLLRLEVRNAATPIEKKPEWIKTRMKTGPEYQNLQALVKREGLHTVCQEAGCPNIYECWEDREATFLIGGDQCTRRCDFCLIDTGKPGELDRDEPRRVAESIQTMDLRYATITGVTRDDLPDQGAWLYAETVKQVHALAPNTGVEILTPDFSGIPELLRQVFDARPEVFAHNLETVPRIFRRIRPAFTYEKSLDVIRQGRDAGMVTKSNLILGMGETREEITQALQDMVDAGCDLVTITQYLRPTPRHHPVERWVKPQEFIELRAEAEEMGFAGVMSGPLVRSSYKAGTLYQQGAQARDRRQAAATAAVD; translated from the coding sequence ATGACACTGGCGCCGGAAGGCCGCAAGCTCCTCCGACTGGAGGTCCGCAATGCGGCTACACCGATCGAGAAGAAGCCCGAGTGGATCAAGACCCGGATGAAGACCGGGCCGGAGTACCAGAACCTGCAGGCTCTGGTGAAACGGGAAGGTCTGCACACGGTCTGCCAGGAGGCGGGCTGTCCCAACATCTACGAGTGCTGGGAAGACCGCGAGGCCACCTTCCTCATCGGCGGCGACCAGTGCACCCGGCGGTGCGACTTCTGCCTCATCGACACCGGCAAGCCCGGCGAGCTCGACCGTGACGAGCCTCGCCGGGTCGCGGAGTCCATTCAGACCATGGACCTGCGGTACGCGACGATCACCGGCGTCACCCGGGACGACCTGCCCGACCAGGGCGCCTGGCTGTACGCCGAGACCGTCAAGCAGGTGCACGCGCTGGCCCCGAACACCGGCGTGGAGATCCTGACGCCCGATTTCTCGGGTATCCCGGAGCTGTTGCGGCAGGTGTTCGACGCCCGCCCGGAGGTGTTCGCCCACAACCTGGAGACCGTGCCGCGGATCTTCCGGCGGATCCGGCCGGCGTTCACCTACGAGAAGTCGTTGGACGTCATCCGCCAGGGTCGGGACGCCGGGATGGTCACGAAGTCGAATCTGATCCTGGGTATGGGCGAGACCCGCGAGGAGATCACGCAGGCCCTGCAGGACATGGTCGACGCCGGCTGCGACCTGGTGACGATCACGCAGTACCTGCGGCCCACTCCGCGCCATCATCCGGTGGAACGGTGGGTCAAGCCCCAGGAGTTCATCGAACTGCGGGCCGAAGCCGAGGAAATGGGCTTCGCCGGCGTCATGTCCGGTCCGCTGGTGCGTTCGTCGTACAAGGCGGGGACGCTCTACCAGCAGGGCGCTCAGGCCCGCGATCGGCGACAGGCCGCGGCTACCGCCGCGGTCGACTGA
- a CDS encoding DUF4191 domain-containing protein, producing MAKKDTGSSAPDKQAKKALKAEKKAQSKERRSQLWQAFQMQRKQDSKLLPLMIGAVVLTALVFVGIGLLLNLWWWFMLILGLLLGAMLAMIIFSRRVQANVYKQAEGQPGAAAWSLQNNLRGKWRVTPTIAATSHLDAVHRVVGRPGIILVAEGVPHRVKPLLAQEKKRYARIVGETPIYDIVVGNEEGQVPLAKLNTYLMKLPRNIAANSVSELDNRLLALTARTSQGGLPKGPMPAGAKMRNVQRTMQRRAR from the coding sequence ATGGCCAAGAAGGACACGGGTTCGTCAGCACCGGACAAGCAGGCGAAGAAGGCCCTCAAGGCCGAGAAGAAGGCGCAGAGCAAGGAGCGTCGCAGCCAGCTGTGGCAGGCGTTCCAGATGCAGCGCAAGCAGGACTCCAAGCTGCTGCCGCTGATGATCGGCGCGGTGGTCCTCACGGCCCTGGTGTTCGTGGGGATCGGCCTGCTGCTGAACCTGTGGTGGTGGTTCATGCTGATTCTCGGTCTGCTGCTCGGTGCGATGCTCGCCATGATCATCTTCTCCCGGCGGGTGCAGGCGAACGTCTACAAGCAGGCCGAGGGACAGCCGGGAGCCGCGGCCTGGTCGCTGCAGAACAACCTGCGCGGCAAGTGGCGGGTGACCCCGACCATCGCCGCCACCTCCCATCTCGACGCCGTCCACCGCGTGGTCGGTCGTCCGGGGATCATCCTGGTCGCCGAGGGAGTGCCGCACCGGGTCAAGCCGCTGCTGGCCCAGGAGAAGAAGCGCTACGCCCGGATCGTCGGGGAGACCCCGATCTACGACATCGTGGTCGGCAATGAGGAGGGCCAGGTCCCGCTGGCCAAGCTGAACACGTACCTGATGAAGCTGCCCCGGAACATCGCCGCCAACTCGGTCTCCGAATTGGATAACCGGCTGCTCGCGCTGACCGCCCGCACCAGCCAGGGTGGACTGCCCAAGGGCCCGATGCCGGCGGGCGCCAAGATGCGCAACGTCCAGCGGACCATGCAGCGTCGCGCGCGCTGA
- a CDS encoding RDD family protein: protein MAAPPGPTRSPSSGSPAPYAGERLGLPQDGPGSVASMGTRTLAWLLDIVLSALVAWFFTAPAAPQNLSLLVWAGMTVLAVGLFGFTPGQAVLGIRVAPVDGRSLVGWWAIPRTALIFVIVPVLVVDPDIRGLHDRWCRTVVVHTR, encoded by the coding sequence ATGGCCGCCCCTCCCGGACCCACCCGTTCCCCGTCCTCCGGGTCACCCGCGCCGTACGCCGGCGAGCGGCTGGGACTGCCGCAGGACGGGCCCGGTTCCGTCGCCTCCATGGGCACACGGACGCTGGCCTGGCTGCTCGACATCGTCCTGTCGGCGCTGGTGGCGTGGTTCTTCACGGCGCCCGCGGCCCCGCAGAACCTCAGCCTGCTCGTCTGGGCAGGGATGACGGTGCTCGCCGTGGGGTTGTTCGGCTTCACGCCGGGCCAGGCGGTACTGGGCATCCGGGTGGCGCCGGTCGACGGCCGTTCGCTGGTCGGGTGGTGGGCCATCCCACGGACGGCATTGATCTTCGTCATCGTGCCGGTGCTCGTCGTCGACCCCGACATCCGGGGCCTGCACGACCGCTGGTGCCGAACGGTCGTCGTACACACCCGCTGA
- the glnA gene encoding type I glutamate--ammonia ligase, translated as MFQTPEELVAYLGENDVEVFDIRFCDLLGSMNHLTVPAKTVTVESLANGMAFDGSSIKGFQSIHESDMTLLPDVTTARLDPFRKRKTVTCNFFVHDPLTLQPYSRDPRNVARKAEEYLASTGIADTCYFGAEAEFYIFDNVQFGTSMNGAFYKIDSEEGWWNTGREEEGGNLGYKVRVKGGYFPVPPYDHQADLREDITANLIDMGFDVERGHHEVGTAGQAEINYKFNTLLASADEVELFKYIVKNTAWQAGKSATFMPKPVFGDNGSGMHAHQSLWLGGKPLFYDETGYGGLSDTARYYIGGILHHAPSLLAFTNPTVNSYHRLVPGYEAPVNLVYSARNRSACIRIPLTGTNAKAKRLEFRCPDPSANPYLAFAAMMMAGLDGIKNKIEPPAPVDKDLYELPPDEAANIPQVPSSLAAVIDRLEQDHDYLLEGGVFTPDLIEMWIKLKREEIDAIRLRPHPYEFDMYYDI; from the coding sequence GTGTTCCAAACTCCCGAAGAGCTGGTCGCCTACCTCGGCGAGAACGATGTCGAGGTCTTCGACATCCGCTTCTGCGACCTGCTGGGCTCGATGAACCACCTCACGGTCCCGGCGAAGACGGTCACCGTCGAGTCGCTGGCCAACGGCATGGCGTTCGACGGTTCGTCGATCAAGGGCTTCCAGTCCATCCACGAGTCCGACATGACGCTGCTGCCCGACGTCACCACCGCGCGGCTGGACCCGTTCCGCAAGCGCAAGACGGTGACCTGCAACTTCTTCGTGCACGATCCGCTGACGCTGCAGCCGTACTCGCGTGACCCCCGCAACGTCGCCCGCAAGGCCGAGGAGTACCTGGCCAGCACCGGCATCGCCGACACCTGTTACTTCGGGGCCGAGGCCGAGTTCTACATCTTCGACAACGTGCAGTTCGGTACCTCGATGAACGGCGCGTTCTACAAGATCGACTCCGAAGAGGGCTGGTGGAACACCGGCCGCGAGGAGGAGGGCGGCAACCTGGGCTACAAGGTCCGGGTCAAGGGCGGGTACTTCCCCGTCCCGCCGTACGACCACCAGGCCGATCTCCGCGAGGACATCACCGCGAACCTGATCGACATGGGCTTCGACGTCGAGCGTGGCCACCACGAGGTGGGCACGGCCGGTCAGGCCGAGATCAATTACAAGTTCAACACCCTGCTGGCCTCGGCCGACGAGGTGGAGCTGTTCAAGTACATCGTCAAGAACACCGCGTGGCAGGCCGGCAAGTCCGCGACCTTCATGCCCAAGCCGGTCTTCGGCGACAACGGCTCCGGCATGCACGCCCACCAGTCCCTGTGGCTGGGCGGCAAGCCGCTGTTCTATGACGAGACCGGGTACGGCGGCCTGTCCGACACCGCCCGGTACTACATCGGCGGCATCCTGCATCACGCCCCGTCGCTGCTGGCCTTCACCAACCCGACGGTGAACTCCTACCACCGTCTGGTCCCGGGCTACGAGGCCCCGGTCAACCTGGTCTACTCGGCCCGGAACCGGTCCGCCTGCATCCGTATCCCGCTGACCGGCACGAACGCCAAGGCCAAGCGCCTGGAGTTCCGCTGCCCCGACCCGTCGGCGAACCCGTACCTGGCCTTCGCGGCGATGATGATGGCCGGCCTGGACGGCATCAAGAACAAGATCGAGCCGCCGGCACCGGTCGACAAGGACCTGTACGAGCTGCCGCCGGACGAGGCCGCCAACATCCCGCAGGTCCCGTCGTCGCTGGCTGCGGTCATCGACCGGCTGGAGCAGGATCACGACTACCTGCTCGAGGGTGGCGTCTTCACCCCCGACCTCATCGAGATGTGGATCAAGCTGAAGCGCGAGGAGATCGACGCGATCCGCCTGCGTCCGCACCCCTACGAGTTCGACATGTACTACGACATCTGA
- a CDS encoding ribokinase, producing MSALSADRSPAPVVVLGSLNMDLIGRTVRFPEAGQTVLGSTFSTAPGGKGGNQAVAAARAGATVRLVAALGDDAFAVELRTHLQAAGVRTELVRTVPGASGVAMITVDDTAENTIVVLPGANGRLDALDTATTAAIGRAGVLLAQLEVPPATVLAAARTAREAGVPVILNPSPAIDVPAELWPLVSVVVVNETEAAVYGNHLDAVDHLITTLGARGCTVRGPGGEVHAVEAFAVEPVDTTGAGDAFAGTLAAAWAAGVEPAQAVRRACAAGALATTVPGAGTSAPTSSEVDALLAHS from the coding sequence ATGTCAGCCCTGTCAGCGGACCGCTCGCCCGCGCCAGTCGTCGTCCTCGGTTCGCTCAACATGGATCTGATCGGCCGGACCGTCCGCTTCCCGGAAGCGGGCCAGACGGTGCTGGGATCGACCTTCAGCACCGCCCCGGGCGGTAAGGGTGGGAACCAGGCGGTGGCTGCGGCCCGCGCCGGAGCGACCGTACGTCTGGTCGCCGCACTGGGGGACGACGCTTTCGCGGTCGAGCTACGCACCCACCTGCAGGCCGCGGGGGTGCGGACCGAACTGGTGCGCACCGTCCCCGGTGCCAGTGGCGTCGCCATGATCACGGTGGATGACACCGCGGAGAACACCATCGTCGTTCTCCCGGGTGCGAACGGGCGTCTCGATGCCCTCGACACCGCGACCACCGCCGCGATCGGACGTGCAGGCGTCCTGCTCGCTCAACTGGAGGTGCCCCCGGCGACCGTTCTGGCGGCAGCGCGGACCGCCCGTGAGGCCGGCGTACCGGTCATCCTCAACCCCTCCCCCGCCATCGACGTACCGGCCGAGCTGTGGCCGTTGGTCTCGGTCGTCGTCGTGAACGAGACCGAAGCAGCCGTCTACGGCAACCATCTCGACGCCGTCGATCACCTCATCACCACCCTCGGCGCCCGCGGCTGCACCGTGCGCGGACCGGGTGGCGAGGTGCACGCCGTGGAGGCGTTCGCCGTCGAGCCGGTGGACACCACCGGGGCCGGGGACGCCTTCGCCGGCACCCTGGCCGCGGCCTGGGCGGCCGGAGTGGAGCCGGCCCAGGCGGTCCGCCGGGCGTGCGCGGCCGGCGCGTTGGCCACGACCGTCCCGGGCGCCGGAACCTCGGCGCCGACATCCAGCGAAGTGGACGCCCTGCTGGCCCACAGCTGA
- a CDS encoding DoxX family protein has protein sequence MHMSLALWFAAAALALLFAATGVMKLFESREMLVADGQRWAASASPTFIRALGAAEILGAFGLVLPGIVGVLPQVTAVAAAGLGVIMAGAAVVHIRRGEQRAAAFAVVLLAVTVWIAWDRAGAVPF, from the coding sequence ATGCACATGAGTCTGGCGTTGTGGTTCGCCGCGGCGGCCCTGGCGTTGCTGTTCGCGGCCACCGGGGTCATGAAGCTGTTCGAGTCCCGCGAGATGCTGGTGGCCGACGGCCAGCGGTGGGCGGCCAGCGCCTCCCCGACGTTCATCCGGGCTCTGGGGGCGGCCGAGATCCTGGGTGCGTTCGGCCTGGTGCTGCCCGGCATCGTCGGTGTCCTCCCCCAGGTGACCGCGGTCGCGGCGGCCGGCCTGGGCGTGATCATGGCGGGGGCGGCTGTCGTGCACATCCGGCGCGGCGAGCAGCGGGCCGCTGCGTTCGCCGTCGTCCTGCTCGCCGTCACCGTCTGGATCGCGTGGGACCGGGCCGGCGCCGTGCCGTTCTGA
- a CDS encoding MarR family winged helix-turn-helix transcriptional regulator — protein MTGSDDLPPSAPNVPTLLFIAYRHVENRVLAAVLAAGFQITLAQARIFQRIGPQGTRLTELAEQAQVTKQTASALVDQLQAAGYVERRPDPTDARARLVCISPAGADAWAVAEAELQRVHQEWVAHLGPRAWADLHRSLLALREITDPYA, from the coding sequence GTGACCGGGTCCGACGACCTCCCACCCTCGGCGCCGAACGTGCCGACACTGCTCTTCATCGCCTACCGGCACGTCGAGAACCGAGTGCTGGCTGCCGTTCTCGCGGCCGGGTTCCAGATCACTCTCGCGCAGGCCCGAATCTTCCAGCGGATCGGCCCGCAGGGGACGAGGCTGACCGAACTCGCCGAACAGGCGCAGGTCACCAAACAAACCGCATCGGCCCTGGTCGACCAGCTCCAGGCCGCCGGGTACGTCGAACGACGACCCGACCCGACCGACGCCCGCGCCCGGCTGGTCTGCATCAGCCCCGCCGGCGCCGACGCGTGGGCAGTCGCCGAAGCCGAACTGCAGCGGGTCCACCAGGAATGGGTCGCCCATCTCGGTCCTCGGGCCTGGGCCGATCTGCACCGATCACTGCTCGCCCTCCGCGAGATCACCGACCCCTACGCCTGA
- a CDS encoding maleylpyruvate isomerase family mycothiol-dependent enzyme: protein MDTTDIWSTIAVERTRLAHLLAGLTEPEWDTPSLCDGWRIRHVAAHVIMPATTSRPAMVLEMVRARGNFNRMVDTTARRGGDRPTADILADFQTHAGSRRRPPGTTPLDPLMDTLVHSQDIAIPLGRDHPMPVTAGVAVARHIHGRGFPFHAARRFAGMTFVATDAQLELGSGREVRGPVAAIVLTLTGRTALLDRFTGPGVDHPALNP from the coding sequence ATGGACACCACCGACATCTGGTCGACCATCGCTGTGGAGCGGACTCGGCTGGCCCATCTGCTGGCCGGACTGACGGAACCGGAATGGGACACCCCGTCACTGTGCGACGGGTGGCGGATCCGCCACGTCGCCGCTCACGTGATCATGCCCGCGACGACGTCACGGCCGGCAATGGTGCTCGAGATGGTCCGCGCCAGAGGCAATTTCAACCGCATGGTGGACACCACTGCGCGCCGGGGCGGCGACCGGCCCACGGCGGACATCCTGGCCGACTTCCAGACCCACGCGGGGTCCCGCCGCCGACCACCCGGCACGACCCCCCTGGACCCGCTCATGGACACGCTGGTGCACAGCCAGGACATCGCCATCCCGCTCGGACGTGATCATCCGATGCCCGTGACGGCCGGCGTGGCCGTGGCCCGCCACATCCACGGGCGGGGGTTCCCCTTCCACGCCGCCCGCCGCTTCGCCGGCATGACGTTCGTGGCCACCGACGCCCAGCTCGAACTGGGCTCCGGCCGTGAGGTTCGCGGCCCGGTCGCCGCCATCGTCCTGACGCTGACCGGCCGCACTGCGCTGCTCGACCGCTTCACCGGTCCGGGGGTCGACCACCCCGCCCTCAACCCCTGA
- a CDS encoding serine/threonine-protein kinase — MESPIAPPPVWGDRLGVDRRGRLVADRYRLERLLFHGPGGTIWIAQDEVLRRRVALKQILLSRDLPAARERELRELTLRGARALALLSSPYVVTIYDILPSTTTGPVLVMEYVEGSSLADVVRDRGGLPVGAVATIGVAVASALLAVHEVGVVHRDVKPANVLVAGDGRVKLTDFGIARRMRSTSAAFAEESRRAAEPGHAVGRQVRGSPAYLAPELAAGVEPGPPTDAWSLGGTLFAAVEGHPPFASDTAQETFRSVLNDPVPPAPRAGALAPVINGLLVKSPALRMTVPHALDQLRPIADDPTGLAVRLDGWPPLSA; from the coding sequence ATGGAGTCGCCGATCGCCCCACCCCCGGTCTGGGGTGACCGGCTGGGCGTCGACCGGCGGGGGCGGCTGGTGGCCGACCGGTACCGACTCGAGCGGCTGTTGTTCCACGGGCCGGGTGGCACAATCTGGATCGCCCAGGACGAGGTGCTGCGCCGTCGGGTGGCACTGAAGCAGATCCTGCTGTCGCGGGACCTGCCAGCGGCGCGCGAACGCGAGCTGCGTGAACTGACCCTGCGGGGGGCGCGGGCGCTGGCTCTGCTGTCCAGTCCCTACGTCGTCACCATCTACGACATCCTGCCGAGTACGACGACCGGGCCGGTGCTGGTGATGGAGTACGTCGAGGGCAGCTCCCTGGCCGACGTGGTGCGTGACCGGGGCGGTCTGCCGGTCGGTGCGGTGGCGACCATCGGGGTCGCGGTGGCGTCGGCCCTGCTCGCGGTGCACGAGGTCGGCGTCGTCCACCGTGACGTCAAACCGGCCAACGTCCTCGTCGCCGGCGACGGGCGGGTCAAGCTCACCGATTTCGGCATCGCCCGACGGATGCGCTCGACCTCCGCCGCCTTCGCCGAGGAGTCGCGCAGGGCGGCGGAACCCGGTCACGCAGTCGGCCGTCAGGTGCGCGGCTCGCCCGCCTACCTGGCCCCCGAGTTGGCCGCCGGCGTCGAGCCGGGACCGCCCACGGATGCGTGGAGCCTGGGGGGGACCTTGTTCGCCGCGGTCGAGGGCCATCCGCCGTTCGCGTCCGACACGGCCCAGGAGACGTTCCGTTCGGTCCTCAACGACCCGGTACCGCCGGCCCCGCGCGCGGGTGCGCTGGCCCCGGTGATCAACGGGCTGCTGGTCAAGTCACCGGCGCTTCGGATGACGGTGCCGCACGCGCTCGATCAGCTGCGACCCATCGCCGACGACCCGACTGGACTGGCCGTTCGTCTCGACGGGTGGCCGCCGCTCTCGGCGTGA
- a CDS encoding GNAT family N-acetyltransferase: protein MTIQVRPATVFADVATMVGPKRPDANVCWCLSYRIPSKENQQLAGPARGERVRALLAQGPPGVLAYDGDEVVGWAAVHPRSDTTFATNRRIPHVDDQPVWSIWCIRVRPGHRGQGLSHQLLAGAVDFAREQGAPAVEGYPVDNRGAKVDLTMAYVGTRALFEAAGFSHAVDTTSVLNGFPRVLMRKNLA from the coding sequence ATGACCATCCAGGTGCGACCGGCCACGGTCTTCGCGGACGTGGCGACGATGGTGGGACCGAAACGTCCGGACGCGAACGTCTGCTGGTGCCTGAGTTATCGGATTCCGTCCAAGGAGAACCAGCAGCTGGCCGGACCGGCCCGCGGTGAACGCGTCCGGGCGCTGCTGGCGCAGGGACCGCCGGGCGTCCTGGCCTATGACGGCGACGAGGTGGTCGGCTGGGCGGCGGTGCATCCCCGGTCCGACACCACGTTCGCGACCAACCGCCGCATCCCGCACGTGGACGATCAGCCCGTGTGGAGCATCTGGTGCATTCGCGTGCGGCCCGGGCACCGCGGGCAGGGCCTGTCCCACCAACTGCTGGCCGGCGCCGTCGACTTCGCCCGCGAGCAGGGCGCCCCGGCCGTCGAGGGCTACCCGGTCGACAACCGTGGCGCCAAGGTCGATCTCACGATGGCCTACGTGGGTACGCGGGCCCTGTTCGAGGCGGCCGGTTTCTCGCACGCCGTGGACACCACGTCGGTGCTGAACGGGTTCCCCCGGGTGCTGATGCGGAAGAACCTGGCCTGA
- a CDS encoding ketose-bisphosphate aldolase yields the protein MALITLAAALEAAREGNYGVGAFNVTDLAQAEAVLDAAAETDSPVIVQTIAGASVHGRDELFWEALVTLVARYPEVPTVLHLDHGASYEDCVRAIDAGFTSVMIDGSMRDHTTPATFEENVAVTRRVVEYAHQHGVSVEGELGTIGGSEDGGASSKEIVLADPDEAERFVAETGVDALAVAIGTSHGAYKFTSPPDGTVLRMDLISEIAQRIPKTHLVMHGSSSLPADLRERINAFGGKLPESWGVPESEKARSTQLGIRKINQGMDSHMAWTAEVRAYLDADGIGCDPALYGSKGRVAMQQMVADRMQVFGQAGQSYRHR from the coding sequence ATGGCCCTGATCACTCTCGCTGCCGCCCTGGAAGCTGCCCGGGAGGGCAACTACGGGGTCGGCGCGTTCAACGTGACCGACCTCGCGCAGGCGGAGGCCGTGCTCGACGCCGCCGCCGAAACCGACTCGCCCGTCATCGTGCAGACCATCGCCGGGGCATCCGTCCATGGTCGTGACGAACTGTTCTGGGAGGCCCTGGTCACCCTCGTGGCGCGGTACCCGGAGGTGCCGACGGTGCTGCACCTGGATCACGGCGCGAGCTACGAGGACTGTGTGCGGGCCATCGACGCCGGTTTCACCAGTGTGATGATCGACGGCAGCATGCGGGACCACACGACCCCCGCGACGTTCGAGGAGAACGTCGCGGTGACCCGCCGGGTGGTGGAGTACGCCCACCAGCACGGGGTCTCGGTCGAGGGTGAACTCGGCACCATCGGTGGTTCGGAGGACGGCGGCGCCAGCAGCAAGGAGATCGTGCTGGCCGACCCCGACGAGGCCGAGCGGTTCGTCGCCGAGACCGGCGTCGACGCCCTCGCTGTTGCCATCGGCACGTCGCACGGGGCGTACAAGTTCACCAGCCCGCCGGACGGGACGGTGCTGCGCATGGATCTGATCAGCGAGATCGCCCAACGCATCCCGAAGACTCACCTGGTCATGCACGGCTCCTCGTCGCTGCCGGCCGACCTGCGCGAGCGGATCAACGCCTTCGGGGGCAAGCTGCCCGAGTCGTGGGGTGTCCCGGAGAGCGAGAAGGCCCGTTCGACTCAGCTCGGGATCCGCAAGATCAACCAGGGAATGGACTCCCACATGGCCTGGACCGCAGAGGTCAGGGCGTACCTGGACGCCGACGGCATCGGGTGCGACCCTGCGCTCTACGGCTCGAAGGGTCGGGTCGCGATGCAGCAGATGGTGGCTGACCGTATGCAGGTCTTCGGTCAGGCCGGACAGTCCTACCGGCACCGCTGA
- a CDS encoding FGGY family carbohydrate kinase produces the protein MRDDLLLGVDLGTSTIKANVIDRHGRSLGIGVAPTPFATHSHGVQMSTQDLFTAVGAAIADLGVLAGRVVGVGVASMGETGTIIRSDGPSDLPLVAWHDERGTEIVDELIAEFGVEDIRRRTGRQPRSVTSVAKLGWLLRNGFRTGGTWTGVAGLTVWKLTGALGQEQSLAATSGAYDPVTGEYDRQILSFLGLDSLVWAPARVAGTTFGRVSAAGHAWSGIPEGVPVTIAGHDHAVGVIGAGGDRSEVIDSMGTGEPLVVSFDASRSDGRHPQWPDQFGDLTVTSWPGTAGHMLLWEVLRPGLAMRTLQRALGISRDDVEFSAIRVDAEPADLSALLQMQDGIVPAELLARPADVAWAATLEGFAHATATAEVRLRELCGVTGSTLLIGGGLRSRRWVEAKMRRARHPLVMASEREAVSRGAGLLAGVAAGWWSAEQYPPADVVPLSSPTDRPAGAAVVSDAGVLR, from the coding sequence ATGCGCGACGACCTGTTGCTCGGCGTTGATCTCGGTACGTCCACGATCAAGGCCAACGTGATCGACCGGCACGGTCGGTCGCTGGGCATCGGCGTCGCCCCGACCCCCTTCGCGACCCACTCGCACGGCGTGCAGATGAGTACGCAGGACCTCTTCACCGCCGTCGGCGCGGCCATCGCCGATCTGGGGGTGCTGGCCGGTCGCGTTGTCGGTGTCGGGGTCGCGAGCATGGGCGAGACGGGCACCATCATCCGTTCGGACGGACCGAGCGATCTCCCCCTCGTCGCCTGGCACGACGAGCGCGGCACCGAGATCGTCGACGAATTGATCGCCGAGTTCGGCGTCGAGGACATCCGCCGCCGCACCGGGCGTCAGCCGCGCAGTGTCACCAGTGTGGCCAAGCTGGGGTGGTTGCTGCGCAACGGATTCCGCACCGGCGGGACCTGGACCGGCGTCGCCGGTCTGACGGTGTGGAAGCTCACCGGCGCGCTCGGTCAGGAGCAGTCCCTGGCCGCGACCAGCGGCGCCTACGACCCCGTGACGGGCGAGTACGACCGCCAGATCCTGTCGTTCCTGGGTCTGGACTCGCTGGTGTGGGCACCGGCCCGCGTCGCCGGCACCACCTTCGGTCGGGTCAGCGCGGCCGGCCACGCCTGGAGCGGCATTCCCGAAGGCGTGCCGGTCACCATCGCCGGTCACGACCACGCCGTCGGCGTCATCGGGGCGGGCGGAGACCGTTCCGAGGTCATTGACTCGATGGGAACCGGGGAGCCGCTGGTCGTGTCCTTCGACGCGAGTCGATCCGACGGCCGGCATCCACAGTGGCCCGACCAGTTCGGCGACCTCACCGTGACCTCCTGGCCGGGCACCGCTGGCCACATGCTGCTGTGGGAGGTGCTCCGGCCCGGCCTGGCGATGCGGACACTCCAACGGGCACTGGGCATCTCGCGGGACGATGTGGAGTTCTCGGCGATTCGCGTCGACGCGGAACCGGCGGATCTGTCGGCCCTGCTGCAGATGCAGGACGGCATCGTGCCCGCCGAGTTGCTGGCCCGTCCGGCCGACGTAGCCTGGGCCGCGACCCTGGAGGGATTCGCGCACGCCACCGCGACGGCCGAGGTCCGTCTGCGCGAACTCTGCGGGGTGACCGGTTCCACGCTGCTCATCGGTGGCGGTCTGCGGAGCCGCCGGTGGGTGGAGGCCAAGATGCGGCGAGCCCGTCACCCGCTGGTCATGGCGTCCGAGCGGGAGGCGGTCTCCCGAGGCGCGGGTCTGCTGGCCGGCGTCGCCGCGGGCTGGTGGAGCGCCGAGCAGTACCCGCCGGCCGACGTCGTCCCCCTGTCCTCACCGACGGACCGACCCGCCGGCGCCGCCGTCGTCAGCGACGCCGGGGTGCTGCGGTGA